The following coding sequences lie in one Schistosoma mansoni strain Puerto Rico chromosome 3, complete genome genomic window:
- a CDS encoding lipase maturation factor translates to MGRVGVSVPKERFLLCLSFIYLFAFASLYIQLPGKWLYSEYGVTPIQTLSLSAPKDASDFINNLNVVRLAEFLQLDSYKCLELVTVVGIVLSFLSSFSTAFRTGPVFLALWVLYLSALKVGQTFLWFQWDILLLESGFIAILLSSFGTVISLPRVVASDKIGMWLLRWLLFRLMFSSGVVKLTSDCPTWWGLKALHWHYQSQCIPTPVAWYAHHLPGWIHNLCVAGAFIIEIPLPLLFFVPFRTARLVSFYSQVLLQLSIILTGNYNFFNLLTIALCYSLLKDDDFNPRRRRKWTVSGLLSFAASWFLIISVFGISGYLLNFSISNYSVGASVGFTKKEFAWFVNTSVKYSISFGVAFFCVEVLHSIIIALNARQFWRKLYELIGVIVIGFVGFTILMGSLVPLASLDSTIQLPLQVRQVYKHLQPYYIINSYGLFRRMTGVGGRPELILEAASDPTGPWYEYGFNFKPGRVNRTPPVVIPHQPRLDWQMWFAALTNYRNHPWFMNLIYRLLNQQTEVLELLDPSSLPNNPKYIRAHLYTYHFTDSFDSKDWWKRTFKSEYLPPVTLSSEILRNAVEENGLVGKRRPRPHDPTIVSNFLTRLRNFIGQPRDLSPLIMVCIVLAITKYAFNRADQSVRITNQNKA, encoded by the exons ATGGGGCGTGTTGGCGTCTCTGTTCCAAAAGAGCGGTTCCTACTCTGCTTAAGCTTCATTTACTTGTTTGCTTTTGCTTCTCTGTACATTCAGCTTCCTGGCAAGT GGTTATATAGTGAGTATGGTGTGACGCCTATCCAAACGCTATCATTAAGTG CCCCAAAGGACGCATCAGACTTCATTAACAATCTTAACGTCGTACGGCTTGCCGAATTCTTGCAACTTGACTCCTACAAATGTCTTGAACTTGTAACTGTTGTGGGCATCGTATTGTCATTCCTGTCGAGTTTTTCCACAGCCTTCCGGACAGGGCCAGTCTTCCTAGCCCTTTGGGTGCTGTATCTAAGCGCCTTAAAG GTTGGCCAAACTTTCTTATGGTTTCAATG GGATATCTTACTTTTGGAGTCCGGCTTTATAGCAATTCTTTTATCAAGTTTCGGCACAGTCATTTCTCTTCCACGAGTGGTTGCTAGTGATAAAATAGGAATGTGGTTACTACGTTGGCTTCTATTTCGGCTAATGTTCTCATCTGGTGTAGTTAAACTGACCAGCGACTGTCCCACTTGGTGGGGTTTGAAAGCATTACACTGGCACTATCAGTCCCAG TGTATTCCAACACCAGTAGCTTGGTATGCACATCACCTACCAGGATGGATTCATAACCTGTGTGTCGCAGGTGCATTCATAATCGAAATCCCACTACCACTTTTGTTTTTCGTACCCTTCCGAACTGCACGCCTTGTATCATTTTATTCCCAG GTACTTCTGCAACTGTCGATAATTTTGACGGGGAACTACAATTTCTTCAATTTGTTAACCATTGCTTTATGTTATTCCCTACTGAAAGATGATGACTTCAATCCTC GGCGCAGACGAAAGTGGACCGTATCTGGATTATTGTCTTTTGCGGCTTCATGGTTTCTTATCATCTCAGTATTCGGGATTAGTGGTTATCTGCTCAATTTTTCTATTTCCAATTATTCAGTCGGTGCCTCTGTAG GTTTCACCAAAAAGGAGTTCGCTTGGTTCGTAAATACATCCGTCAAATACAGTATTTCTTTTGGTGTCGCATTTTTCTGTGTTGAAGTTCTGCATAGTATAATTAT AGCACTAAATGCACGTCAGTTTTGGCGTAAACTCTATGAATTAATTGGTGTTATTGTGATTGGTTTTGTTGGTTTTACCATACTCATGGGTAGTTTG GTGCCACTTGCATCACTGGATTCAACTATACAATTACCACTTCAAGTTCGTCAAGTTTATAAACATTTACAACCTTATTACATCATCAATAGTTATGGTCTTTTCCGCCG AATGACTGGAGTTGGTGGTCGACCTGAACTTATCTTGGAGGCGGCATCAGATCCAACTGGTCCATGGTATGAATACGGATTCAATTTCAAACCTGGTCGTGTAAATAGAACTCCTCCAGTTGTTA TCCCACATCAGCCTCGTTTGGATTGGCAAATGTGGTTTGCTGCGCTCACTAATTATCGTAATCATCCGTGGtttatgaatttaatttatCGATTACTGAATCAACAAACTGAGG TCTTGGAACTGCTTGATCCATCTAGTCTGCCGAATAATCCAAAATATATTCGAGCTCATCTGTATACCTACCATTTCACTGATTCTTTTGATAG cAAAGATTGGTGGAAACGTACATTCAAATCTGAATACTTACCACCGGTCACATTGTCTTCTGAAATATTACGTAATGCTGTTGAAGAAAATGGTTTAGTTGGAAAACGC CGTCCACGTCCACACGATCCAACAATTGTATCAAATTTCTTAACTCGTCTACGAAATTTTATTGGACAACCACGTGATTTATCTCCATTGATTATGGTATGCATAGTATTGGCAATAACTAAATATGCATTTAATCGAGCTGATCAATCGGTTAGAATAACTAATCAAAACAAGGCTTAA
- a CDS encoding lipase maturation factor, with amino-acid sequence MWLLRWLLFRLMFSSGVVKLTSDCPTWWGLKALHWHYQSQCIPTPVAWYAHHLPGWIHNLCVAGAFIIEIPLPLLFFVPFRTARLVSFYSQVLLQLSIILTGNYNFFNLLTIALCYSLLKDDDFNPRRRRKWTVSGLLSFAASWFLIISVFGISGYLLNFSISNYSVGASVGFTKKEFAWFVNTSVKYSISFGVAFFCVEVLHSIIIALNARQFWRKLYELIGVIVIGFVGFTILMGSLVPLASLDSTIQLPLQVRQVYKHLQPYYIINSYGLFRRMTGVGGRPELILEAASDPTGPWYEYGFNFKPGRVNRTPPVVIPHQPRLDWQMWFAALTNYRNHPWFMNLIYRLLNQQTEVLELLDPSSLPNNPKYIRAHLYTYHFTDSFDSKDWWKRTFKSEYLPPVTLSSEILRNAVEENGLVGKRRPRPHDPTIVSNFLTRLRNFIGQPRDLSPLIMVCIVLAITKYAFNRADQSVRITNQNKA; translated from the exons ATGTGGTTACTACGTTGGCTTCTATTTCGGCTAATGTTCTCATCTGGTGTAGTTAAACTGACCAGCGACTGTCCCACTTGGTGGGGTTTGAAAGCATTACACTGGCACTATCAGTCCCAG TGTATTCCAACACCAGTAGCTTGGTATGCACATCACCTACCAGGATGGATTCATAACCTGTGTGTCGCAGGTGCATTCATAATCGAAATCCCACTACCACTTTTGTTTTTCGTACCCTTCCGAACTGCACGCCTTGTATCATTTTATTCCCAG GTACTTCTGCAACTGTCGATAATTTTGACGGGGAACTACAATTTCTTCAATTTGTTAACCATTGCTTTATGTTATTCCCTACTGAAAGATGATGACTTCAATCCTC GGCGCAGACGAAAGTGGACCGTATCTGGATTATTGTCTTTTGCGGCTTCATGGTTTCTTATCATCTCAGTATTCGGGATTAGTGGTTATCTGCTCAATTTTTCTATTTCCAATTATTCAGTCGGTGCCTCTGTAG GTTTCACCAAAAAGGAGTTCGCTTGGTTCGTAAATACATCCGTCAAATACAGTATTTCTTTTGGTGTCGCATTTTTCTGTGTTGAAGTTCTGCATAGTATAATTAT AGCACTAAATGCACGTCAGTTTTGGCGTAAACTCTATGAATTAATTGGTGTTATTGTGATTGGTTTTGTTGGTTTTACCATACTCATGGGTAGTTTG GTGCCACTTGCATCACTGGATTCAACTATACAATTACCACTTCAAGTTCGTCAAGTTTATAAACATTTACAACCTTATTACATCATCAATAGTTATGGTCTTTTCCGCCG AATGACTGGAGTTGGTGGTCGACCTGAACTTATCTTGGAGGCGGCATCAGATCCAACTGGTCCATGGTATGAATACGGATTCAATTTCAAACCTGGTCGTGTAAATAGAACTCCTCCAGTTGTTA TCCCACATCAGCCTCGTTTGGATTGGCAAATGTGGTTTGCTGCGCTCACTAATTATCGTAATCATCCGTGGtttatgaatttaatttatCGATTACTGAATCAACAAACTGAGG TCTTGGAACTGCTTGATCCATCTAGTCTGCCGAATAATCCAAAATATATTCGAGCTCATCTGTATACCTACCATTTCACTGATTCTTTTGATAG cAAAGATTGGTGGAAACGTACATTCAAATCTGAATACTTACCACCGGTCACATTGTCTTCTGAAATATTACGTAATGCTGTTGAAGAAAATGGTTTAGTTGGAAAACGC CGTCCACGTCCACACGATCCAACAATTGTATCAAATTTCTTAACTCGTCTACGAAATTTTATTGGACAACCACGTGATTTATCTCCATTGATTATGGTATGCATAGTATTGGCAATAACTAAATATGCATTTAATCGAGCTGATCAATCGGTTAGAATAACTAATCAAAACAAGGCTTAA